A window from Kluyveromyces lactis strain NRRL Y-1140 chromosome E complete sequence encodes these proteins:
- the MNN9 gene encoding mannosyltransferase complex subunit MNN9 (highly similar to uniprot|P39107 Saccharomyces cerevisiae YPL050C MNN9 Subunit of Golgi mannosyltransferase complex also containing Anp1p Mnn10p Mnn11p and Hoc1p that mediates elongation of the polysaccharide mannan backbone forms a separate complex with Van1p that is also involved in backbone elongation), translating to MASMSLIAYRVRKSPILFIVVPIFVLFCVFQLVFSSGNNVLGLSDDIMNHQWADQSEKTFYFPYTKKYKMPKYSYKKVSSWLFNDKVDDLIPEGHIAHYDLNKLKSTSNALVNKERVLILTPMQTFHQQYWNNLLSLTYPRALIELGFIIPRTASGDAALQKLESAVREVQTGKQDKRFAKITILRQASQSFDRLGEKDRHALEVQKERRAAMALARNELLFSTIGPHTSWILWLDADIVETPVTVIQDLTSHNKPVLAANVYQKFYDKDQKKESIRPYDFNNWAESEIGLKLAQQLGDNEIIVEGYSEIATYRPLMAHFYDANGATNSLMELDGVGGGCTLVKAEVHRDGAMFTNFPFYHLIETEAFAKMAKRLGYSVFGLPNYLVYHIEE from the coding sequence ATGGCTTCCATGTCTTTGATCGCATACCGTGTGAGGAAATCGCcgattcttttcatcgtGGTACCTATATTTGTGCTATTTTGCGTGTTTCAATTAGTTTTTTCCAGTGGGAATAACGTACTAGGATTGAGCGATGATATTATGAACCATCAATGGGCAGATCAGTCCGAGAAGACATTTTATTTCCCATATACAAAGAAGTACAAGATGCCAAAATATTCATACAAGAAAGTTTCCAGTTGGTTGTTCAATGATAAAGTTGACGATTTGATTCCTGAAGGTCACATTGCCCATTACGATTTGAACAAGTTGAAATCTACCAGCAATGCCTTAGTAAACAAGGAAAGAGTATTGATTTTGACTCCAATGCAGACTTTCCATCAACAGTACTGGAATAATTTGTTGAGTTTGACTTACCCAAGAGCATTGATTGAGCTTGGATTTATTATTCCAAGAACTGCGTCTGGAGATGCTGCTTTACAGAAATTAGAATCTGCAGTAAGAGAGGTTCAAACAGGTAAACAGGATAAAAGATTTGCCAAGATAACCATCTTGAGACAAGCGTCTCAGTCTTTCGACAGACTAGGAGAAAAGGATAGACACGCACTAGAAGTACAAAAGGAAAGACGTGCTGCTATGGCATTGGCTAGGAACGAATTGCTGTTCTCTACCATTGGACCGCACACTTCATGGATTCTATGGTTGGATGCAGATATCGTTGAAACTCCAGTCACCGTCATTCAAGACCTAACGAGCCATAACAAACCGGTTCTTGCCGCTAATGTGTATCAAAAATTCTATGACaaagatcaaaagaaggaaagtATTAGACCTTacgatttcaataattggGCTGAATCCGAAATCGGTTTGAAATTGGCCCAACAACTTGGAGATAACGAGATTATCGTGGAGGGGTACTCTGAAATTGCGACTTATAGACCATTGATGGCCCATTTCTACGACGCAAACGGTGCCACCAACTCATTAATGGAACTTGACGGTGTCGGAGGTGGATGTACTTTAGTGAAAGCTGAAGTCCACAGAGATGGTGCCATGTTCACTAACTTCCCATTCTACCACTTGATAGAGACAGAAGCATTTGCTAAGATGGCAAAAAGATTGGGATATTCTGTGTTCGGTCTACCTAACTACTTGGTATACcatattgaagaataa
- the PCL5 gene encoding Pcl5p (some similarities with uniprot|P38794 Saccharomyces cerevisiae YHR071W PCL5 Cyclin interacts with Pho85p cyclin-dependent kinase (Cdk) induced by Gcn4p at level of transcription specifically required for Gcn4p degradation may be sensor of cellular protein biosynthetic capacity), protein MQHLTPVDKTTESTSCLIDDIKPHEKSSHNAKLNGSVATLLSALTSNFSNQRINNSKQLILHFINEVVKRSKSSQLVVIQATYLFHQIYTKALKPVSITDMPEFARCSKRVFLSCLILAHKFSNDSTFSMKTWCLISGLKPRDLANMERWTLSTLDYKLRIESSVLNKWYNTVLSESFVSNPLLSSVSSSCRKRARSEFETEPYILSPYKLHKWEHSATR, encoded by the coding sequence ATGCAGCATCTCACGCCTGTTGACAAGACGACGGAAAGCACAAGTTGCCTTATTGATGACATCAAGCCGCATGAAAAGTCGTCTCACAATGCTAAATTGAACGGATCTGTGGCTACTTTATTATCAGCATTGActtccaacttttcaaaccAAAGAATTAACAATTCGAAACAATTGATCTTacatttcatcaatgaGGTCGTCAAGAGATCCAAATCATCTCAACTTGTAGTCATTCAAGCTACATATCTGTTCCATCAGATTTATACCAAGGCACTGAAACCCGTGTCCATCACAGATATGCCAGAGTTTGCAAGATGCTCGAAAAGAGTCTTCTTGTCTTGTCTTATTCTTGCACACAAGTTCAGCAACGATTCGACGTTTTCGATGAAGACTTGGTGCTTGATATCCGGATTGAAACCACGGGACTTGGCTAACATGGAACGTTGGACTCTTTCTACCTTGGATTACAAACTTCGGATCGAAAGTTCAGTGCTTAATAAATGGTATAACACCGTCCTCAGCGAATCGTTCGTCTCTAATCCTTTGCTTTCCTCTGTCTCTTCGTCATGCAGAAAGAGAGCAAGATCAGAGTTTGAAACGGAGCCATATATACTTTCTCCATATAAACTACATAAATGGGAACACTCAGCTACACGGTAA
- the RRP4 gene encoding exosome non-catalytic core subunit RRP4 (similar to uniprot|P38792 Saccharomyces cerevisiae YHR069C RRP4 Ribosomal RNA Processing 3->5 exoribonuclease Component of the exosome 3->5 exonuclease complex with Rrp41p Rrp42p Rrp43p and Dis3p (Rrp44p).) gives MEQNSVLSLHQIKRCLTVDLCCNIFTSFTTLISSHLIALLFNLENFQLTNTKSNKGTARKSAHRTPSAVPDIVISLLGTMSDVISVINRNEFWSNGRLEQDEYESDSSSGSEQEHDIEMSGAHDSNGGIDHQDGSIVTPGELITDDPIWMKGHGTYFLENKTYSSVVGTVSRVNRLLSVLPLKSRYIPETGDHIVGRITDVGNRRWKVDIGAKQYAVLMLGSVNLPGGVLRRKSETDELQMRNFLKEGDLLNAEVQSLFQDGSASLHTRSLKYGKLRNGTFVQVPSSLIVRSKNHTHNLPGNVTIILGVNGFVWIRKSSKMDLSGKTTTTGSGQSDHLPGSNNAMSVSITRLEEESSWEIYSDKNDTVTVSVRQTITRYANVIKALAHCELGITEPRIISAYEASMAYGNLGQLIESETMESLGQDVINSEKMRGAA, from the coding sequence ATGGAGCAAAATAGTGTGCTATCACTTCACCAAATAAAACGCTGCCTGACGGTCGATCTTTGCTGCAACATTTTTACATCTTTTACAAcgctcatctcatctcatctcatcgctcTCTTATttaatttggaaaattttcagtTAACTAACACCAAAAGTAACAAAGGTACAGCGAGGAAGTCAGCACATCGAACGCCTTCTGCAGTCCCTGACATCGTTATATCATTACTTGGAACAATGAGTGATGTTATTAGTGTTATCAATAGGAACGAATTTTGGTCTAATGGCCGTTTAGAACAGGATGAATATGAATCAGATTCCAGCTCAGGTTCAGAGCAAGAACATGACATTGAGATGAGCGGTGCTCACGATTCCAATGGTGGAATAGACCATCAGGATGGGTCTATTGTCACACCTGGTGAATTAATAACCGATGATCCTATATGGATGAAGGGTCATGGTACttatttcttggaaaacaaGACATACAGTTCTGTGGTTGGCACAGTATCGAGAGTGAATAGATTGCTATCCGTTTTACCATTAAAATCTCGTTATATTCCCGAAACAGGTGACCACATCGTGGGTAGAATCACTGATGTTGGTAATAGAAGGTGGAAAGTGGATATTGGAGCCAAACAGTATGCGGTTTTGATGTTGGGTTCTGTTAATTTACCAGGTGGTGTATTGAGACGTAAGTCAGAGACAGATGAGTTGCAAATGAGaaacttcttgaaagaaggTGATCTACTAAACGCTGAAGTCCAATCGTTGTTCCAAGACGGTTCAGCTTCATTACATACCAGATCGTTGAAATATGGGAAACTAAGGAATGGTACGTTTGTTCAAGTCCCAAGTTCCCTAATAGTGAGATCTAAAAATCATACACATAATCTTCCAGGGAATGTCACCATTATCTTGGGTGTAAATGGGTTCGTATGGATAAGGAAATCCTCCAAGATGGATCTTTCCGGTAAGACCACTACTACAGGTTCAGGACAATCTGACCATTTACCAGGATCCAACAATGCAATGTCGGTTTCCATTACAAgattggaagaagagagtTCTTGGGAAATATATTCGGATAAAAATGATACTGTTACTGTAAGCGTTAGGCAAACAATCACAAGATATGCAAACGTAATTAAGGCGTTAGCACATTGCGAACTCGGTATCACTGAGCCAAGAATAATATCCGCATATGAGGCTTCAATGGCTTATGGTAACTTGGGACAGTTAATTGAATCGGAGACGATGGAGTCCTTAGGTCAAGACGTCATCAACTCAGAGAAGATGAGGGGAGCAGCATAG
- the OMS1 gene encoding putative RNA methyltransferase (similar to uniprot|Q06668 Saccharomyces cerevisiae YDR316W OMS1 Protein integral to the mitochondrial membrane) codes for MFAVRRNFLRGPLRVTQCGPSLGSGYKVLDLVRCKSTYIPSPDSVYKKPKSKEQIAREKHEADLKSDNWIIRYGAIARSEKFSKALTKYILAAYVVFILYGLNYTKKLYKKDKELEDISAKIDMGVANEYELLRYKELKNTLRTRDVEKLKQYQKIIEKDGTENLDKITLENNDQNKINEKILPARDTTDFYEMKAEEYDEGVSFEEMMIRMGKRRKWLMKHCKGDVLEVACGTGRNIKYLDPTKINSITFLDASEKMMEITNKKFREALPNFKKCAFVVGKAEDLIDLNSKETPVKYDTIVEAFGLCSHHDPVKSLKNFAELLKPGGRIILLEHGRGSYDTINKILDDRAEKRLKTWGCRWNLDIGEILDDSGLDVVEERRTHFGTTWCIVAKRKGDGKKKEEIGFFEKYLGASVKSRIESFTNDGKKQDSLQATHNKPTSETSK; via the coding sequence ATGTTTGCTGTCAGACGCAATTTCTTGCGGGGGCCATTGAGAGTAACGCAATGTGGGCCAAGCTTAGGTTCGGGATATAAGGTTCTTGATCTTGTACGCTGCAAAAGTACATACATACCTTCTCCAGATTCCGTTTACAAGAAGCCTAAATCAAAGGAGCAGATTGCTAGGGAGAAGCATGAAGCGGATTTGAAATCTGACAACTGGATTATTAGGTACGGGGCCATTGCAAGGTCCGAGAAGTTTTCGAAAGCTTTAACGAAATACATTCTTGCCGCATATGTGGTGTTCATTCTATATGGGTTAAACTATACCAAGAAGCTTTATAAGAAGGACAAGGAGTTAGAAGATATTAGTGCAAAGATTGATATGGGAGTAGCAAATGAATATGAGTTGTTGCGCTATAAGGAACTAAAAAATACGTTAAGAACAAGAGATGtggagaaattgaaacaataCCAAAAGATTATAGAGAAAGATGGGACTGAGAATTTGGATAAGATTACCTTGGAAAACAACGATCAAAACAAGATTAACGAGAAAATTCTACCTGCTAGGGATACCACTGATTTCTATGAAATGAAGGCAGAAGAGTACGATGAGGGTGTgagttttgaagaaatgatgATCAGAATGGGTAAAAGACGTAAGTGGCTCATGAAACATTGTAAAGGAGATGTTCTCGAAGTCGCTTGTGGTACTGGTAggaatatcaaatatttagACCCAACGAAGATCAACTCAATCACATTCTTGGATGCATCGGAAAAGATGATGGAAATCacaaataaaaaattcAGAGAAGCACTACccaatttcaagaaatgtGCATTTGTTGTAGGGAAAGCGGAAGATTTGATCGACTTGAACTCGAAGGAGACACCTGTTAAGTATGATACTATTGTTGAAGCGTTTGGTCTTTGTTCACATCACGATCCTGtaaaatctttgaagaattttgcTGAATTGTTGAAACCTGGCGGTAGAATCATTCTCTTGGAACACGGAAGAGGTTCATACGATACAATCAACAAAATTCTTGACGATAGAGCTGAGAAACGTTTAAAGACATGGGGTTGTAGATGGAACTTGGATATCGGAGAAATCCTTGACGATTCTGGATTGGATGTCGtcgaagaaagaagaacacaTTTCGGTACGACATGGTGTATTGTTGCCAAGCGTAAAGGTGACggtaagaagaaagaagaaattggcttctttgaaaagtatCTTGGTGCTAGTGTTAAGAGCagaattgaatctttcacAAACGATGGAAAGAAGCAAGACTCGCTACAAGCTACCCATAATAAACCAACATCTGAGACATCCAAATGA
- the TRM5 gene encoding tRNA (guanine) methyltransferase (similar to uniprot|P38793 Saccharomyces cerevisiae YHR070W TRM5 tRNA(m(1)G37)methyltransferase methylates a tRNA base adjacent to the anticodon that has a role in prevention of frameshifting highly conserved across Archaea Bacteria and Eukarya), whose product MRFGLVLRRTMSRAIETTFKYEPPVHRGMKQLDKSLFVKKLPVVVLLLKNPKNISVFTKKFKDDILRTPRIPFVIRLGETPKEDTDKNDVEPVQKKSKSLANDNHITKGIILKDSIQDVSQARGKLTSNALEFLDEQEYELRNHEYVLDYDFWKVEEILNAILPEEYLAEIPTGFTIVGHVAHLNLRKEFKPFGEIIGQVILDKNSTIKTVVDKVDSIATKFRTFEMNVLAGEPNLLVTQRESDCSFTFDFSKVYWNSRLHTEHARLVSLFKPGQIVGDVFAGVGPFSVPAGKKKVIVLSNDLNPESYKYMQQNIIDNKVGNFVEPLNLDGREFIRDSPKLLQQFIERVQGVITVPGGKKYKDKVTGETKRTPETKIPIKNQFFDHYVMNLPDSALQFLDEFVGLYSRYGFTYEQMVQEHGEQFQTPWIHCHCFHKYDAEEQPEPSMEQLHERVYQQILQIMKTTEQELPFNQFQFHLVRKVAPTKPMFCVSFQLPQSLAFI is encoded by the coding sequence ATGAGGTTTGGCCTAGTGCTTCGAAGAACAATGAGTAGAGCTATTGAAACTACGTTCAAATATGAACCACCAGTGCATCGTGGCATGAAACAATTAGATAAATCATTATTCGTAAAGAAGCTTCCTGTTGTTGTATTGCTATTGAAGAATCCAAAGAATATTTCTGTCTTCACCAAGAAGTTCAAGGACGATATATTAAGGACACCAAGAATTCCATTCGTTATAAGACTTGGCGAAACACCAAAAGAAGATACTGATAAGAACGATGTCGAGCCAGTACAGAAGAAAAGCAAATCCCTGGCCAATGACAACCATATAACCAAAGGTATCATACTAAAAGACAGTATACAAGATGTTTCGCAGGCGAGAGGGAAGTTGACCTCCAATGCACTagaatttcttgatgaGCAAGAGTATGAGTTGAGAAACCATGAGTATGTGCTAGATTATGACTTCTGGAAAGTGGAAGAGATTCTAAATGCAATTTTACCAGAGGAGTACCTTGCTGAGATTCCTACTGGGTTCACTATTGTGGGACACGTAGctcatttgaatttaaGGAAAGAGTTCAAACCGTTTGGTGAAATAATTGGACAAGTCATCTTGGACAAGAATTCGACGATCAAGACCGTGGTCGATAAAGTGGATTCCATTGCTACCAAATTCAGAACTTTCGAAATGAACGTCCTAGCGGGTGAACCGAACCTGCTAGTGACTCAAAGGGAATCTGATTGTTCATTCACTTTCGATTTCAGTAAAGTGTACTGGAACTCAAGACTACATACAGAACATGCAAGGTTAGTGAGTCTATTCAAACCGGGCCAAATAGTTGGTGATGTGTTTGCTGGGGTGGGGCCATTCTCAGTTCCAGcaggaaagaagaaggtcATCGTTCTAAGTAACGATTTGAACCCAGAATCTTACAAGTACATGCAGCAAAATATCATCGACAATAAGGTGGGTAACTTCGTTGAACCATTGAACCTCGATGGCCGCGAATTCATCAGAGATAGTCCCAAGCTACTACAACAATTCATCGAAAGGGTACAGGGAGTCATCACGGTGCCAGGAGGTAAGAAGTACAAGGATAAAGTCACGGGAGAAACTAAACGTACTCCTGAAACCAAGATCCCAATCAAAAACCAGTTCTTCGATCACTACGTGATGAACTTACCTGACAGTGCTCTTCAATTCCTTGATGAATTCGTCGGATTATATTCAAGGTACGGGTTCACATACGAACAGATGGTTCAAGAACACGGCGAACAGTTCCAAACCCCATGGATCCATTGTCATTGTTTCCATAAATACGATGCGGAAGAACAACCAGAACCATCCATGGAACAACTACACGAAAGGGTCTACCAACAAATACTACAAATAATGAAGACCACTGAGCAAGAGCTTCCGTTCAACCAGTTCCAGTTCCACTTAGTGAGAAAAGTCGCTCCAACGAAACCAATGTTCTGTGTTAGTTTCCAACTACCACAGTCACTAGCCTTTATCTAA
- the PHO8 gene encoding alkaline phosphatase PHO8 (similar to uniprot|P11491 Saccharomyces cerevisiae YDR481C PHO8 Repressible alkaline phosphatase a glycoprotein localized to the vacuole regulated by levels of inorganic phosphate and by a system consisting of Pho4p Pho9p Pho80p Pho81p and Pho85p dephosphorylates phosphotyrosyl peptides): MITEGSNLLPSGNKPGKRYARHILFGLVLVLVVLATFSHNFTLKDQRSTLFPGFLGGHKHPKKKNVIFFVSDGMGPASLSMTRSFQQFTDGLTFDHMLNLDEFFVGSSRTRSSNSLVTDSAAGATAFSCGLKTYNGAIGVDPNGQPCGTLLEAAKLQGYLTGLVVTTRITDATPASFSAHADRRSMEQLIAQHQLGEYELGRMVDLMIGGGRTSFYPKGAAASPYGIRGSRTDGRDLIKEAVADGWHYVGDRESFNTLSEGDNVKLPLLALLADYDIPFEIDRLDSEYPSLKEEAMTAINALSKATRDSDQGFFLLVEGSRIDHAGHLNDPAAQVREVTAYDETFKAVVEYAKNSDVETVIISTSDHETGGLVTARQVSKAYPDYLWLPEVLAKAQHSCEYLARKLIQKKLQTSETSKGNLVKFIKHEIVEAGLGINDYTDEDIKELESLIDTPGFLMDKLTDMVSFRAQLGWTTHGHSAVDVNIYAYSNKDGLKSKILDKLGGNHENIEIGHFMRNYLGLDLKKVTEMIKNTTHTQEFVSSASEENYFEYIPSFLKEIEI, from the coding sequence ATGATTACAGAAGGCTCAAATTTGTTACCATCCGGTAACAAGCCGGGAAAAAGGTATGCGAGACACATTCTTTTTGGATTGGTTTTAGTTCTAGTTGTTTTGGCCACTTTCTCCCATAATTTTACAttgaaagatcaaagatCAACGTTGTTCCCAGGGTTCTTAGGTGGTCACAAGCAcccaaagaagaagaacgtAATATTTTTCGTTTCTGATGGTATGGGACCTGCATCTTTGTCCATGACTCGTTCTTTCCAGCAGTTTACTGATGGGCTCACGTTTGACCACATGTTGAATCTCGATGAATTCTTTGTCGGTTcttcaagaacaagatcttcaaattcGTTAGTCACTGATTCAGCAGCGGGAGCTACTGCGTTTTCATGTGGTTTGAAGACTTACAACGGTGCCATCGGTGTGGATCCAAATGGACAACCTTGTGGTACACTCTTGGAAGCCGCAAAGCTTCAAGGGTATTTGACTGGGTTGGTGGTCACTACAAGAATTACTGACGCGACTCCTGCATCGTTCTCTGCTCATGCTGATCGTAGAAGCATGGAACAGTTAATTGCCCAACATCAGTTGGGTGAATATGAATTGGGTAGAATGGTGGATTTGATGATCGGTGGTGGTAGAACTAGCTTTTACCCCAAGGGTGCTGCAGCTTCACCATATGGGATCAGAGGTTCTCGTACAGATGGTCGTGACTTGATCAAAGAAGCTGTAGCAGACGGTTGGCACTATGTTGGAGATCGCGAATCCTTTAATACCTTATCCGAGGGTGATAATGTGAAACTTCCTTTGCTTGCTTTGTTAGCTGACTACGATATACCCTTTGAGATTGATAGATTAGATTCGGAATATCCAtccttgaaagaagaagctatGACTGCAATCAACGCATTGTCCAAAGCAACTAGGGATTCAGACCAGGGATTTTTCTTGTTAGTTGAAGGTTCTCGTATTGACCATGCAGGTCATTTGAACGATCCTGCTGCACAGGTTCGTGAGGTCACTGCATATGATGAGACGTTCAAGGCTGTTGTTGAATACGCTAAAAATTCAGACGTAGAAACCGTCataatttcaacttcagaTCATGAAACAGGTGGTTTGGTCACGGCCAGACAAGTTTCTAAAGCATATCCGGATTATTTATGGTTACCTGAAGTCTTGGCAAAAGCACAACATTCGTGTGAGTACTTAGCAAGAAAgttgattcaaaaaaagcttcaaaCTTCTGAGACCTCAAAGGGCAATCTAGTTAAGTTCATCAAACATGAAATTGTGGAAGCTGGTTTAGGTATCAACGATTATACTGAcgaagatatcaaagaGCTTGAGAGCTTGATCGATACCCCTGGCTTTTTGATGGACAAATTGACCGATATGGTCTCTTTCAGGGCGCAGTTGGGCTGGACAACACATGGTCATAGCGCAGTCGATGttaatatatatgcatACTCCAACAAGGACGGGTTGAAGTCTAAGATTTTGGATAAACTTGGTGGTAACCATGAgaatattgaaattggtCATTTCATGAGAAATTATTTGGGccttgatttgaagaaagtcACAGAGATGATCAAAAACACCACTCATACTCAGGAATTTGTATCTTCCGCTTCAGAGGAAAACTACTTTGAATACATTCCttcattcttgaaagaaatagaaatcTAA
- the BRR6 gene encoding Brr6p (weakly similar to uniprot|P53062 Saccharomyces cerevisiae YGL247W BRR6 Essential nuclear envelope integral membrane protein required for nuclear transport depletion alters nucleoporin distribution and nuclear envelope morphology suggesting a role in the spatial organization of nuclear pores) has protein sequence MHSVNKLVFQGLLVVIVGYFCWTVHKDVQWQLLEQQWVDMKKISQCKRSYVENRCSEGIRPALAGKCDEWWHCAQLDSHPSVHQMANLYAKTLAHTLNSFIQALAFKTIIVLMLFVLLISISSKLLQ, from the coding sequence ATGCACTCAGTGAATAAATTGGTATTCCAGGGTTTACTTGTGGTAATAGTGGGATATTTCTGTTGGACTGTGCATAAAGATGTGCAATGGCAGTTATTGGAACAGCAATGGGTGGATATGAAGAAAATCTCTCAGTGCAAACGATCTTATGTTGAGAATAGATGTAGTGAGGGAATACGGCCGGCTTTAGCTGGGAAATGTGATGAATGGTGGCATTGTGCGCAGCTGGACTCGCACCCCAGCGTTCATCAGATGGCCAATTTATATGCCAAGACACTTGCACACACGTTAAATTCGTTTATACAGGCACTTGCCTTCAAGACAATAATAGTACTGATGCTATTTGTATTGCTTATATCAATTTCTAGTAAACTACTTCAGTAG
- the ARL3 gene encoding Arf family GTPase ARL3 (similar to uniprot|Q02804 Saccharomyces cerevisiae YPL051W GTPase of the Ras superfamily required to recruit Arl1p to the Golgi; similar to ADP-ribosylation factor): MFHLARSVYKHWNLREQHDILILGLDGSGKTSFIETLKAYLSKPSKALNKIQPTIGQNVSFVSMDTHHIWKIIDVSGQESFRYLWDSYFNKDNIHGIVYMVDTSDSDRLQESINELQARYVNTPAAVDIPIAVVLNKTDQCLDVSSFIDRFTELMIDLDVKRFNVFQITTAQPNDLQEPSEWLRTQLQENKELIPPSYR, from the coding sequence ATGTTCCATTTGGCACGGAGTGTATACAAGCATTGGAATCTACGAGAACAGCATGACATACTAATTCTGGGACTCGATGGATCTGGTAAAACCTCATTTATAGAAACGTTAAAAGCTTATTTATCCAAGCCTTCCAAGGCGTTGAACAAGATCCAGCCGACGATAGGACAGAACGTTTCATTCGTATCGATGGATACACACCATATCTGGAAGATTATAGATGTCTCAGGGCAAGAGAGTTTCCGTTACTTGTGGGATTCttatttcaacaaagacAACATACATGGCATCGTCTATATGGTAGATACATCGGACTCAGATAGACTACAGGAATCAATAAACGAATTACAAGCAAGATATGTGAATACTCCCGCTGCGGTAGATATACCGATAGCTGTTGTTCTTAATAAGACTGACCAATGTCTTGATGTATCATCATTCATCGATCGATTCACCGAATTGATGATCGATCTTGACGTGAAGAGATTCAACGTCTTCCAAATCACTACAGCTCAACCCAACGATTTACAAGAACCATCAGAATGGCTACGAACCCAATTACAAGAGAATAAGGAACTCATTCCACCGTCATATAGATAA